In one window of Streptomyces griseus subsp. griseus DNA:
- the pyrF gene encoding orotidine-5'-phosphate decarboxylase → MTPEPFGARLRRAMDTRGPLCVGIDPHASLLTSWGLNDDIAGLERFTRTVVEALADRVAVLKPQSAFFERFGSRGVAVLEKAVEEARAAGALVLMDAKRGDIGSTMGAYAATYLDKDSPLFSDAVTVSPYLGFGSLRPALDAAAVSGAGVFVLALTSNPEGAEVQRATAADGRSLAQLMLDHMAAENEGAAPLGSVGAVVGATLGDAGVNLAINGPLLAPGIGAQGATPADLPAVFGDAVGNVVPSVSRGVLRHGPDASGLREAAGRFADEVRGAVSGS, encoded by the coding sequence GTGACCCCCGAACCCTTCGGCGCGCGGCTGCGCCGTGCCATGGACACCCGCGGGCCGCTCTGCGTCGGCATCGATCCGCACGCCTCCCTGCTCACCTCCTGGGGGCTGAACGACGACATCGCGGGCCTTGAGCGCTTCACCCGGACCGTGGTGGAGGCGCTGGCCGACCGGGTCGCCGTCCTCAAGCCGCAGTCGGCGTTCTTCGAGCGGTTCGGCTCGCGGGGCGTCGCCGTACTGGAGAAGGCCGTCGAGGAAGCGCGGGCCGCCGGTGCGCTGGTGCTGATGGATGCCAAGCGCGGTGACATCGGCTCCACCATGGGCGCCTACGCGGCGACCTACCTGGACAAGGACTCCCCGCTCTTCTCCGACGCGGTCACCGTCTCCCCGTACCTCGGGTTCGGCTCGCTGCGCCCGGCCCTGGACGCGGCCGCCGTCTCCGGTGCCGGCGTCTTCGTCCTCGCCCTCACCTCCAACCCGGAGGGTGCCGAGGTCCAGCGCGCCACCGCCGCCGACGGCCGCTCCCTGGCCCAGCTGATGCTGGACCACATGGCGGCGGAGAACGAGGGGGCCGCCCCGCTCGGCTCGGTCGGCGCGGTGGTCGGGGCGACGCTCGGCGACGCGGGGGTCAACCTGGCGATCAACGGACCGCTCCTCGCGCCCGGCATCGGTGCCCAGGGGGCGACCCCGGCGGATCTTCCGGCGGTCTTCGGCGACGCGGTCGGCAACGTCGTGCCCAGCGTGAGCCGGGGCGTGCTGCGCCACGGTCCGGACGCGTCAGGGCTGCGCGAAGCGGCCGGACGGTTCGCGGACGAGGTCCGCGGCGCCGTCTCCGGCAGTTGA
- a CDS encoding quinone-dependent dihydroorotate dehydrogenase, producing MYKFFFRLVFKRMDPEQAHYTAFRWIRLAARIPVLRTFVAAALAPRYKELRTEALGLRMPGPFGLAAGFDKNAVAIDGMAMLGFDHIEIGTVTGEPQPGNPKQRLFRLVPDRALINRMGFNNEGSAAVAARLASRNPVFRTTVGVNIGKTKVVPEAEAAADYVKSTEALAAHADYLVVNVSSPNTPGLRNLQATESLRPLLTAVREAADRTVTDRRVPLLVKIAPDLADEDVDAVADLAVELGLDGIIATNTTIARDGLGLKSARELVGETGGLSGAPLKERSLAVLSRLYARVGTRITLVGVGGVESAEDAWQRILAGATLVQGYSAFVYEGPFYARAIHKGLAARLAASPYATLAEAVGAETRKKAAL from the coding sequence ATGTACAAGTTCTTCTTCCGGCTGGTCTTCAAGCGGATGGACCCCGAGCAGGCCCACTACACCGCCTTCCGCTGGATCCGCCTCGCCGCCCGCATCCCCGTCCTGCGCACCTTCGTCGCCGCCGCTCTCGCGCCCCGCTACAAGGAGCTGCGCACCGAGGCGCTCGGCCTGCGGATGCCTGGTCCCTTCGGGCTGGCCGCAGGCTTCGACAAGAACGCCGTGGCGATCGACGGCATGGCGATGCTCGGCTTCGACCACATCGAGATCGGTACCGTCACCGGTGAACCGCAGCCCGGCAACCCGAAGCAGCGGCTCTTCCGCCTCGTCCCGGACCGTGCGCTGATCAACCGCATGGGCTTCAACAACGAGGGCTCCGCCGCCGTGGCCGCCCGTCTCGCCTCCCGCAACCCGGTCTTCCGCACCACGGTCGGCGTCAACATCGGCAAGACCAAGGTCGTCCCGGAGGCCGAGGCCGCCGCCGACTACGTGAAGTCCACCGAGGCCCTGGCCGCCCACGCGGACTACCTGGTCGTCAACGTCTCCTCGCCCAACACCCCGGGTCTCCGCAACCTCCAGGCCACCGAGTCGCTGCGCCCTCTGCTGACCGCCGTCCGCGAGGCGGCCGACCGCACCGTCACCGACCGGCGCGTACCGCTGCTCGTCAAGATCGCGCCGGACCTCGCGGACGAGGACGTGGACGCCGTCGCCGACCTCGCCGTGGAGCTGGGTCTCGACGGGATCATCGCGACCAACACCACCATCGCCCGCGACGGACTCGGCCTGAAGTCCGCCCGCGAACTGGTGGGCGAGACCGGTGGCCTTTCCGGCGCACCCCTCAAGGAGCGCTCCCTGGCGGTCCTGAGCCGTCTGTACGCCCGTGTCGGGACCCGCATCACCCTGGTGGGTGTCGGGGGCGTCGAGAGCGCCGAGGACGCCTGGCAGCGCATCCTGGCCGGTGCCACCCTCGTACAGGGTTACAGCGCCTTCGTCTACGAGGGTCCTTTTTACGCACGCGCGATCCATAAGGGCCTCGCCGCCCGGCTCGCCGCGTCTCCCTACGCCACCCTCGCCGAGGCCGTCGGCGCCGAGACCCGGAAGAAGGCCGCCCTGTGA
- the carB gene encoding carbamoyl-phosphate synthase large subunit, protein MPKRSDIQSVLVIGSGPIVIGQAAEFDYSGTQACRVLKAEGLRVILVNSNPATIMTDPEIADATYVEPITPEFVEKIIAKERPDALLPTLGGQTALNTAISMHEQGVLEKYGVELIGANVEAINKGEDRDLFKGVVEAVKAKIGYGESARSVICHSMDDVIAGVDTLGGYPVVVRPSFTMGGAGSGFAHNEEELRRIAGQGLTLSPTTEVLLEESILGWKEYELELMRDKNDNVVVVCSIENFDPMGVHTGDSITVAPAMTLTDREYQRLRDVGIAIIREVGVDTGGCNIQFAIDPADGRVIVIEMNPRVSRSSALASKATGFPIAKIAAKLAVGYTLDEIPNDITEKTPASFEPTLDYVVVKAPRFAFEKFPSADSTLTTTMKSVGEAMAIGRNFTEALQKALRSLEKKGSQFAFTGPVGDKAELLAEAVRPTDGRINTVMQAIRAGATQEEVFDSTKIDPWFVDQLFLIKEYADELAGADKLEPELLADAKRHGFSDAQIGEIRGLREDVVREVRHALGIRPVYKTVDTCAAEFAAKTPYFYSSYDEESEVASRTKPAVIILGSGPNRIGQGIEFDYSCVHASFALSDAGYETVMVNCNPETVSTDYDTSDRLYFEPLTLEDVLEIVHAESLAGPIAGVIVQLGGQTPLGLAQALKDNGVPVVGTSPEAIHAAEDRGAFGQVLAEAGLPAPKHGTATTFAGAKAIADEIGYPVLVRPSYVLGGRGMEIVYDETRLESYIAESTEISPTRPVLVDRFLDDAIEIDVDALYDGRELYLGGVMEHIEEAGIHSGDSACALPPITLGGFDIKRLRASTEAIARGVGVRGLINIQFALSGDILYVLEANPRASRTVPFTSKATAVPLAKAAARISLGSTVAELRTEGLLPKTGDGGTLPLDAPISVKEAVMPWSRFRDIHGRGVDTVLGPEMRSTGEVMGIDSVFGTAYAKSQAGAYGPLPTSGRAFISVANRDKRSMIFPARELVAHGFELMATSGTAEVLKRNGINATIVRKQSEGEGPNGEKTIVQHIHDGEVDLIVNTPYGTGGRLDGYEIRTAAVARSVPCLTTVQALAAAVQGIDALNGGDVGVRSLQEHAEHLTATRD, encoded by the coding sequence GTGCCTAAGCGCTCCGATATCCAGTCCGTCCTGGTCATCGGCTCGGGTCCGATCGTCATCGGCCAGGCCGCCGAGTTCGACTACTCCGGTACCCAGGCGTGCCGGGTGCTGAAGGCGGAGGGGCTGCGGGTCATCCTGGTCAACTCCAACCCGGCCACGATCATGACCGACCCCGAGATCGCGGATGCCACGTATGTGGAGCCGATCACACCGGAGTTCGTCGAGAAGATCATCGCGAAGGAGCGCCCCGACGCGCTCCTGCCGACCCTCGGCGGCCAGACCGCACTCAACACCGCGATCTCCATGCATGAGCAGGGCGTCCTGGAGAAGTACGGCGTCGAGCTCATCGGTGCCAACGTCGAGGCGATCAACAAGGGCGAGGACCGCGACCTGTTCAAGGGCGTCGTCGAGGCCGTGAAGGCGAAGATCGGCTACGGCGAGTCCGCCCGGTCCGTGATCTGCCACTCCATGGACGACGTCATCGCCGGCGTCGACACCCTCGGCGGCTACCCCGTCGTCGTCCGTCCCTCCTTCACCATGGGGGGCGCCGGCTCCGGCTTCGCCCACAACGAGGAGGAACTGCGCCGCATCGCCGGCCAGGGCCTCACGCTCTCCCCGACCACCGAGGTGCTCCTGGAGGAGTCCATCCTCGGCTGGAAGGAGTACGAGCTGGAGCTGATGCGCGACAAGAACGACAACGTCGTGGTCGTCTGCTCCATCGAGAACTTCGACCCGATGGGCGTCCACACCGGCGACTCCATCACCGTCGCCCCCGCCATGACGCTGACCGACCGCGAGTACCAGCGGCTGCGCGATGTCGGCATCGCGATCATCCGCGAGGTGGGCGTCGACACCGGCGGCTGCAACATCCAGTTCGCCATCGACCCGGCCGACGGGCGGGTCATCGTGATCGAGATGAACCCCCGCGTCTCCCGCTCCTCGGCGCTGGCGTCGAAGGCGACCGGCTTCCCGATCGCCAAGATCGCCGCGAAGCTGGCTGTGGGCTACACGCTGGACGAGATCCCGAACGACATCACCGAGAAGACCCCGGCGTCGTTCGAGCCGACCCTCGACTATGTGGTGGTGAAGGCGCCGCGGTTCGCGTTCGAGAAGTTCCCCTCCGCCGACTCCACCCTCACCACCACGATGAAGTCGGTGGGCGAGGCGATGGCGATCGGCCGGAACTTCACCGAGGCGCTCCAGAAGGCGCTGCGCTCGCTGGAGAAGAAGGGCTCGCAGTTCGCCTTCACCGGTCCGGTGGGGGACAAGGCGGAGCTTCTCGCGGAAGCGGTACGGCCGACCGACGGCCGCATCAACACCGTCATGCAGGCGATCCGTGCCGGAGCCACCCAGGAGGAGGTCTTCGACTCGACGAAGATCGACCCGTGGTTCGTGGACCAGCTGTTCCTGATCAAGGAGTACGCGGACGAGCTGGCCGGTGCGGACAAGCTGGAGCCCGAGTTGCTGGCCGATGCGAAGCGCCACGGGTTCTCCGACGCCCAGATCGGCGAGATCCGCGGCCTGCGCGAGGACGTCGTCCGCGAGGTCCGCCACGCGCTGGGGATCCGGCCGGTCTACAAGACGGTGGACACCTGCGCCGCCGAGTTCGCGGCGAAGACGCCGTACTTCTACTCCTCCTACGACGAGGAGTCCGAGGTCGCGAGCCGCACCAAGCCCGCCGTGATCATCCTCGGCTCCGGCCCCAACCGCATCGGCCAGGGCATCGAGTTCGACTACTCCTGCGTCCACGCCTCCTTCGCCCTGTCCGACGCCGGGTACGAGACCGTGATGGTCAACTGCAACCCCGAGACCGTCTCCACGGACTACGACACCTCCGACCGGCTGTACTTCGAGCCGCTCACCCTGGAGGACGTGCTGGAGATCGTCCACGCCGAGTCCCTCGCCGGACCCATCGCCGGCGTCATCGTCCAGCTCGGCGGCCAGACCCCCCTGGGCCTGGCCCAGGCGCTGAAGGACAACGGCGTCCCCGTGGTCGGTACGTCCCCGGAGGCGATCCACGCCGCCGAGGACCGGGGCGCCTTCGGCCAGGTCCTCGCCGAGGCCGGACTCCCCGCACCCAAGCACGGCACCGCGACCACCTTCGCCGGGGCCAAGGCGATCGCCGACGAGATCGGCTACCCCGTCCTCGTACGCCCCTCCTACGTCCTCGGCGGGCGGGGGATGGAGATCGTGTACGACGAGACGCGCCTGGAGTCGTACATCGCCGAGTCCACCGAGATCAGCCCGACCCGGCCGGTGCTGGTGGACCGGTTCCTCGACGACGCGATCGAGATCGACGTCGACGCGCTGTACGACGGCCGTGAGCTGTACCTCGGCGGCGTCATGGAACACATCGAGGAAGCCGGTATCCACTCCGGCGACTCCGCCTGCGCCCTGCCCCCGATCACGCTGGGCGGGTTCGACATCAAGCGGCTGCGCGCCTCCACCGAGGCCATCGCGCGCGGTGTCGGGGTGCGCGGGCTGATCAACATCCAGTTCGCACTGTCCGGAGACATCCTCTACGTCCTGGAGGCCAACCCCCGCGCCTCCCGTACGGTCCCCTTCACCTCCAAGGCCACCGCCGTCCCGCTCGCCAAGGCCGCCGCGCGCATCTCGCTCGGCTCCACCGTCGCCGAGCTGCGCACCGAGGGCCTCCTGCCGAAGACGGGTGACGGGGGGACGCTGCCGCTGGACGCGCCGATCTCCGTCAAGGAAGCCGTCATGCCGTGGTCCCGCTTCCGGGACATCCACGGTCGTGGCGTCGACACGGTCCTCGGTCCGGAGATGCGCTCCACCGGCGAGGTCATGGGCATCGACTCCGTCTTCGGCACCGCGTACGCCAAGTCGCAGGCCGGGGCCTACGGGCCGCTGCCCACGTCCGGGCGGGCGTTCATCTCGGTGGCGAACCGGGACAAGCGGTCGATGATCTTCCCGGCCCGTGAGCTGGTCGCGCACGGGTTCGAGCTGATGGCCACCTCCGGCACGGCCGAGGTCCTCAAGCGCAACGGGATCAACGCCACGATCGTGCGCAAGCAGTCCGAAGGGGAGGGGCCGAACGGTGAGAAGACGATCGTCCAGCACATCCACGACGGCGAGGTCGATCTCATCGTCAACACCCCCTACGGCACCGGCGGCCGCCTCGACGGCTACGAGATCCGCACCGCCGCCGTCGCCCGGTCCGTCCCCTGCCTGACCACCGTCCAGGCACTCGCCGCGGCCGTCCAGGGCATCGACGCCCTCAACGGCGGCGACGTCGGCGTCCGCTCCCTCCAGGAACACGCCGAGCATCTGACGGCGACGCGCGACTAG